In Parabacteroides timonensis, the genomic stretch ACTGATCTGGCGCGGCAGGTCTAAAACCTCCAGGCGGTAGACATCGTCGGATGTGGAGAAACGTTCGAGCGTCAGATCATAGGTCGCTTTACTGCTCAGGTCGGCTTCCTGGCTGAACTGCATGGAAGAGATATCGATCACATTCACGCTTGCGTCTTTCTTCAGATAGATATTTTTCTCGTCCTTGCGATTGTTGTAATTCAGCGATACGGTCAAATTCTCGGCATCCTTCAACAGTTCGAAATCGGCTGTTGCCACCTTTCCCAGCTCAATAAAGGGGACGCGGAACTCATACGGCGAACCGATTATCGTCTTCGATTCATTATCTACTAACGATACATATATATTATATATTTTACCGGAACGCATTTCTGGAGTGAATACGTCGAAATGTTCCTGGAACTGGCTCAGATACTCTTCGTTCCCTTCGAGCGCACTTTTGAGGGTGATCTTTACCTTTCGTTCGCCCCGCTGATCCTGATATTTCACGGCACGTTCGACGGTGATGTAACTCTGCTGCGAGATCAGTTTAAGGATCAGTTTCTGATAGTCGACCTCCTTACTCAACAACTCGTTCTTCGAACGGTTGAAGTCGTTGGCCGATATGGCTTTTTCGTTGAAGAGCTTCGTGTCGTTCTCATACTTCTGCTTGGCTACTTCATAGTCGGCACGTGTCTTTTTCAAATCGAGCAGCAAAGCAGCCTCACTGTTTTCCTGCGACCGGACGGCAAAGGGCATCAGTAAGAGAACCAGCAATACCGTGATAATACTTTTCATGTGTTCGTTCATTTGTCTTTTTCTTATTATGTTATTTTTATTTGCTCCTTGATCTGTTTCAGTTTCCTCAGCAGGAAACCGGAGTTTCCAAAGCACGAAACTACGAGGAAACT encodes the following:
- a CDS encoding COG1470 family protein, coding for MKSIITVLLVLLLMPFAVRSQENSEAALLLDLKKTRADYEVAKQKYENDTKLFNEKAISANDFNRSKNELLSKEVDYQKLILKLISQQSYITVERAVKYQDQRGERKVKITLKSALEGNEEYLSQFQEHFDVFTPEMRSGKIYNIYVSLVDNESKTIIGSPYEFRVPFIELGKVATADFELLKDAENLTVSLNYNNRKDEKNIYLKKDASVNVIDISSMQFSQEADLSSKATYDLTLERFSTSDDVYRLEVLDLPRQISYDFTDGESKVTQIKFAQGVNIKKLSLQVYLPDRDDQQVVIDQPIKFQVQTVGAANGEKAGSENLEIIPRGRGKIEVRANNLYHETTVGKEITMDVTVRNGGTRRLDNIKLTTEKPLAWNTNIEPDVISSLDPEKEVTVKVTIIPPSDGGVGAQEVKIKTEAMADNRKVDTEDKTVRIQVNAATSIFGTLFLILLLVGFIGGIVWFGMRLSKR